Below is a genomic region from Pyramidobacter piscolens W5455.
ACACCAAGCTCAATCAACTCACTAATGTATGGGAATTGTTTTGATGTAACCACATACTTCCTGCCTTCATTAAGGGCTGCGCACAAAACCATAGATTGCTCTTCTGTAAGGTTTTGAATTACTGATCGCACTTTATCGTTTTGCATCTTAATGCGTTTTCTTAGCTT
It encodes:
- a CDS encoding super-infection exclusion protein B, with protein sequence KLRKRIKMQNDKVRSVIQNLTEEQSMVLCAALNEGRKYVVTSKQFPYISELIELGVLNKTFSRWNGKHILFPIEDIYWTELVASYDPYNIEIKPRPISK